Proteins encoded in a region of the Streptomyces sp. PCS3-D2 genome:
- a CDS encoding GNAT family N-acetyltransferase yields MRTLTLTTWSLEMTSPADLVPAAPAGPEISVVRSEVPSPEFSRFLYASVGGDIHWTDRLSLTRAQWVAQLDRPGVETWVAYDRGTPAGYVELDPQDDGVVEIMYFGLLPDFRGRRIGGHLLTVGVERAWDLASRWPEREATRRVWVHTCSQDGPTAMSNYQRRGFKVFRTETEQKEETPTPGPWPGA; encoded by the coding sequence ATGCGCACCCTCACACTCACCACCTGGTCGCTGGAGATGACCTCTCCGGCGGACCTCGTCCCGGCGGCTCCGGCGGGCCCGGAGATATCCGTCGTGCGGTCGGAGGTCCCCTCCCCCGAGTTCAGCCGCTTCCTCTACGCCTCGGTCGGCGGCGACATCCACTGGACCGACCGGTTGTCGCTGACCCGCGCGCAGTGGGTGGCACAGCTCGACCGGCCGGGCGTGGAGACCTGGGTGGCGTACGACCGCGGCACGCCGGCGGGGTACGTGGAGCTCGACCCGCAGGACGACGGCGTGGTGGAGATCATGTACTTCGGCCTGCTCCCCGACTTCCGCGGCCGCCGCATCGGCGGGCATCTGCTGACCGTCGGCGTGGAACGGGCCTGGGACCTCGCGTCGCGCTGGCCGGAGCGCGAGGCGACCCGCCGGGTGTGGGTCCACACCTGCAGCCAGGACGGCCCGACGGCGATGAGCAACTACCAGCGCCGCGGGTTCAAGGTCTTCCGGACGGAGACGGAACAGAAGGAAGAGACCCCGACCCCGGGCCCCTGGCCCGGCGCGTAG